In Dromaius novaehollandiae isolate bDroNov1 unplaced genomic scaffold, bDroNov1.hap1 HAP1_SCAFFOLD_37, whole genome shotgun sequence, the following proteins share a genomic window:
- the LOC135326213 gene encoding olfactory receptor 14J1-like, whose product MSNDTSFSEFLLQGFSDTRELQLLHFALFLGIYLAALLGSADYYLLTVMAYDRFVAICRPLHYGILMDSRSCVKVAAAAWASGFLNALLHTANTFAIPLCQGNTVDQFFCEIPQILKLSCADAYLRELGLLVVSLCLAFGCFIFIVLSYVQIFTAVLRIPSEQGRHKAFSMCLPHLAVVSLFLSTALFAYLKPPSLSSPALDLVVTVLYSVVPPAVNPLIYSMRNKELQDALKKLIQWAQSQH is encoded by the exons ATGTCCAACGACACCTCTTTCAGTGAGTTCCTCCTCCAGGGTTTctcagacacacgggagctgcagctcttgcacttcgcgctcttcctgggcatctacctggctgccctcctgg gTTCAGCAGACTATtatcttctcacagtcatggcctatgaccgctttgtcgctatctgcagacccctgcactatgggatcctcatggacagcagatcttgtgtcaaagtggcagcagctgcctgggccagtggttttctcaatgctctcctgcacactgctaacacatttgcaataccactctgccaaggcaacacagtggaccagttcttctgtgaaatcccccagatcctcaagctctcctgcgcagatgcctacctcagggaacttggccttcttgttgttagtctttgtttagcctttgggtgtttcattttcattgtgctgtcctacgtgcagatcttcactgctgtgctgaggatcccctctgagcagggccggcacaaagccttttccatgtgcctcccgcacctggccgtggtctccctgtttctcagcactgcactgtttgcctacctgaagcccccctccctctcctccccagctctggatctggtggtgactgttctgtactcggtggtgcctccagcagtgaaccccctcatctacagcatgaggaacaaggagctccaggatgccctgaagaaactgattcaatggGCCCAATCTCAGCACTGA
- the LOC135326214 gene encoding olfactory receptor 14A16-like: protein MLNCSSLSDFILLALADNRELQLLHFLLFLGIYLAALLGNSFIITAVACNHRLHTPMYFFLLNLSILDLGSISVTVPKSMANSLWNTRAISYSGCAAQVFLILFLFIAEYCLLTVMVYDRYVAICRPLHYGTLVDSRTCVKMAAAAWGTGFLYAVLHTANTFSIPLCQGNAVEQFFCEIPQLLKLSCSDAYLRELGVLMISGCLIFGCFVFIVVSYVQIFTAVLRIPSEQGRHKAFSMCLPQLAVVSVFVSTAMIAYLKPPSISSPALNLVVAVLYAVMPPALNPLIYSMRNKELKDALGKMIQLVQCQHQ, encoded by the coding sequence ATGCTCAACTGCAGCTCACTGAGTGATTTCATCCTCCTGGCATTAGCGGACAatagggagctgcagctcttgcacttcttgctcttcctgggcatctacctggctgccctgcttggcaacagcttcatcatcacagctgtagcctgcaatcaccgcctccacacccccatgtacttcttcctcctcaacctctccatcctcgaccttggctccatctctgtcactgtccccaaatccatggccaattccctgtggaacaccagggccatttcctactcaggatgtgctgcccaggtctttctgatTCTCTTCTTGTTCATAGCAGAATAttgtctcctcacagtcatggtctatgaccgctatgttgccatctgcagacctctgcactatgggaccctcgtGGACAGCAGaacctgtgtcaaaatggcagcagctgcctggggcactggttttctgtatgctgtcctgcacactgctaacacattttcgataccactctgccaaggcaatgcagtagagcaattcttctgtgaaattcctcagcttctcaagctctcctgctcagatgcctacctcagggaacttggggttcttATGATTAGCGGCTGTTTaatctttgggtgttttgttttcattgtggtatcttatgtgcagatcttcactgctgtgctgaggatcccctctgagcagggccggcacaaagccttttccatgtgcctccctcaacTGGCCGTGGTCTCcgtgtttgtcagcactgcaatgattgcctacctgaagcccccctccatctcctccccagctctcaatctggtggtggctgttctgtatgcagtgatgcctccagcattgaaccccctcatctacagcatgaggaacaaggagctcaaggatgccctggggaagatgattcagctggtacaatgtcagcaccaataa